The region TTAGGATATACAGTAGTGCACAATATATACTCAAATAAGTATGAGGTATGGAATTAGGACACAGCAAGTGTTTCATTGACCTCTTCTGGTTGAAATTTTCAAGCGTGCTGAACTTCTGCTCACACCTACAATGACAGTTGGGAGCGGTGACATTTCCCCTTTTGTTaaacttcaaaacatcaggCAGTATTGGACAGGTGAACTGGACACACCCTGAGTATGTCTCTGCAGCACTGCCCCAACACAAAGACCCTAAGATATTTGTTGACTTTGACAtccacccttttttttaacttaagtgacatttatttattaatggcaATTATTAAGGTCAGGCTTTTTATGTatactgttttgtttgcattttttcaagcatatttttaatgtcttgactgactttttttttttaggatttttttttagaagagaTTGAAAAGTCAGCATGTACTCAACATAGTAGTGCTTCCTcaccattttgtgttttgttgaccttGTATGCTCATATAAATTGGTTTCCACATCCTTTTTGTGAATttagttgtatttatttttatttatttgatatatatttgttccttgattttttttttttttttttttttttgattcctTTTTGCCATCACCagtatggaaaaaaacaaacaaatgaattaaatcaaCAGGATTGAAGGGAATtcagtttttaacagttttcccTGTTAGGCATTATGAATGTACTTTAAAGGCCATATTATGATAAGCTACAGTATTCCTTTgcacttaaattatttttgaacatATCCTGAATATTGCTGTAGTGCTTGGTAttgaattttctattttttgacAATCTAAATGTCCCAATAATCagatacatttagaaaaaaaaacaaatttttaccCTTAAAATCATGCTATCTGTCTCCATAAATATTAACAACACTCACAAGATTTTATGAAATTTACAGATGTCAGTGAAAAGATGCACTGTCTGGTCTGATAAATCAGATTGTATTTGATGTATTCAGCCTTTAAATACAAGAAATTGCTCTATCCCTGAATCCACAGTGGTGTAAATATAACGGCTGTATGACTGTGCTTTTGTGAATCTACAGTGAATGTGTTGTCCATTCTCCAGTTGTGAGCTGAAACGGTCATTAATTGTACACTTAAATattgtgtgtgattgtatgCAAGTGTACACATGCAGTGGTGCGTGTTCCAAGCAACTGCTGTAATTtcaataaaagcttttttaaaatttatttcatagTCACATCAGTCTCATCATGTTTTAAAAGTCCATCCTCACTCCTCGTCCTCCAGTGCAAATGCCAGTTCGTTAGCTTGCTGCTCCTGCTCTGTCTGCACCCGGATTGCAGGAATCATCACATGCCTCTTTCTGGCCAGGGAGAGGGCGATGCCCTTCTCGTAATAAGCACATTCATTGATAAAGAAAGGATAAAGAGGTTCCTTGCCTTTATACCTCAGTGTTTCACCTGAGAAAGTCTGGAACAGTGCGTCTTCAGGGTGGAGCAGGCAGAAGTCTCGATCCTGTGGGGAAAGGCAGACAATCAGGTTGATTGCTAAAGAGCAACAGCTCTTCCCTTTAAAATTTGTAAGGCAATCTCCGGTTTTAGGCATGAGGTTTTAAAGCAGCTGGACAGCTAACAATAGGTCCCAAGAGGCTGTATACTGTTGTTGTAGGAGCATTGGTCACAAAAACTGCTAAATGATTAAAAGGACttcagttcaacattttgggagatgCACTTGTTCGCTTTCTTGCCAGAGAGTTAGAAACCTACCAGCACTTCTcaagttcactaattaacaagcTCTTTAATCCGTACAACAGGTTGACTAGTTGCGGTTTAACGGAGCGTTACATGCTGAAACTAGTTCTCTCAGGGTAACCTCACCCTGCTAATGGTTGCCCAGCCAAGACATAGTTAGCATGTTGCGCCCCGTAAAACCACCAATTgtcaattttacatttatggATATAAAGTGTCAATTAGTGAACTTCACACATGCTGGTTGGGAGATTTTTGAACTGTGAACAGAGCCAGACTTCCTGTCCCCAtctcctgtctttatgctaagctaagctaactgtctcctggctttATCTGGGCAAGCTGTGCATACTTAACACCCAGACCTGAGAGttgtatcaatcttttcatctaactttcGGCAAAGAAAGTATTTTCCAAAACGTCACCCTATTAATTTAACCTTTGCGCTTTGTGTTGCATGGTTTAATTGCTTGCATTTTCATCCATAAATGCTCCTAAACTATGATGCCTgatgactgaaatatttcattagTGCTGACCGTGTGCATGAATTCAGTTTCatacttttcagttttaaatggtTGTAAACTAAAATGAAGTTGAACTGAGTTCAGATACTGTCAACTTCATTCCAATTCATGACtacaagttttatttatttatttattcatgtatgtATTGGAAATAATGGTCTATACGTTTTAACTATGACTGGACCCTCACttctgagtaaaaaaaaacacaacttatgTAGTAGCCTGAATCTGTAAATCGCCTTTGTCCCAAAGAAAAGTAGaatgagggaatttttttccttaaaactTCATGTTTCTGTTATGTTTCCATTCAAAACTGACCAATCTGATTTTATTCAGAATGAAAGTTATCTGGATGCTCTAGATATTTAGCATTGTTCTTCCATAAAGTCTGAAAGagggtttgaaaaaaatgattttctgttgTCATTACATGGACCTCACGGCCATTCATATTAGAAATGGCCAAGAGGTCATTCATGGTTGTGTGTACTGATTAAAAATCATGATTGGAGACCAACTGTAGTGTCACACTGCTCTCTAACTCACAGGAATCCTGCCAGAAACCACAAAAAGTACAGTGTGTCTACAAATCTGCCACAGATCTCAATTGACACCTGTGAcgcagtttcaacaaaaacaacattgtgaAAATCACAATGCTGGTTATTTATAGAGAGGCTACTTGTCATGCCAGTCATGAACAGTGACAAAACATTATTACAAGGCACTATTATGAAACACTTCAAACTCAGTCCAACTGTTTCTATTCCTATATATCACAATTGCAGTGTGATAAAATCACTAGATACAAGAATAGAAACACAATTGCAGTGTGATAAAATCACTAGATACAAGAATAGAAACACAATTGCAGTGTGATCACCCCTCATTTTTCGTATTCACTTCATACTGTTCATACtaaatttttgttcttttttttctttttttttgtaacagtaaCAAGTAAGTAAGAAGAACTTTGGAGAACGGAAAGTTCACCCTTTTCCTGATACTTTCCTGATAACTTTCAAGGAAGTTTCCTTCTTTCCATCTACTGAAGTTTTAGGATAAAGATACTTAATGGATGCCTTCAACTCACAATGTAAATTGCCAGCTTTTAATAGGAGTAGATTTGTAATGGTATGACAACCATGGCGTTGGCGTCATTAATGCTCTTTGGTATGAGGCCCTTTTATTGGAGGAGGCCCCACCCTCTGTATGGTTTCAATGTTTTAAGAACAGCAAGTGACGTCACATACTAGATACAATTTTTCCAAAGGTTATAAATAGTATCTTTCAGCAAAGGTTGATCATTTTTCTTGGGACAAAAGGCCTTGCTTCTTTTGTGGTCATGTCCATACGTAATTAAAGCTGTCctgtattttattgttaggtattttattttcatcttgtttgttattttatccAGTCGCTGGCTAATTCAAACTTACATTGTTGGGCTTGGTAGCATTTAAATCTCACAAAGGACTACCTCTTCATTAAATACTGAAGCTACAAATACATTCCAGCCTGTACCTGGAGATGAGGATGAATGGCTGCTGTGATGTTGCGAGTCTCACTGTCTCTTGGGTAGTCAATGTGTTTAACCATGGTGAACACATCCACAAATCCTCCTTCAAAAATAGTACCTGAAGATAAAAGCATAACAAACTGAAGAGGGCCAAAAGAAGTTCAACAAGCGCTTAAAAGATACACAAAGTTTGCAAGACTTGTGACATGTTGTCAtgtattaaagcaaaaatactcCACTGGTAAACTGTGTTTAATTGTACCTGAGTTGAAGAAACGGATCCAATCGAGCATGTGCTGCACGCCAACTTTCATCGCTGTATAGATGTTTGACCTCACCACACCGTGGGGCTGTGGGCCGATCTCCATGGCTGCAGAAAATGGGTTTTACATGGCAAACATCACGAATGATCCAGCCTTTCTATCATTAGAATAAGCAGTTtgtagtaaaaatgaaaatcttacCAAAGCCATGTTTTCCCACTGAATCAAGGGAATATGATTCTTTACTGGAGATATCAAAATGGATATACCTCACTGGTATATCTGACATCTGCCTCTGGAAAAAGTCATGTCAGACTTAACTTTAGATTTCTGGTATTATCACTTTTAACTCTATCTAAATGTACCCAACTCTGGAAAGTTTCTGAAATATGCAGGGAGAATCGATTTAACTTCTGTGTGCATTAACTGTTTGGGCTTGCCTGAAGGTGTCGGAATATGTGCAGGCAGATCCAGTCGCAGTCAGAGTACGCTATGAGGCACAGGCCCATGTTGGAAGTGGTGTTGTGGAGGTCACAAACAAGATC is a window of Xiphias gladius isolate SHS-SW01 ecotype Sanya breed wild chromosome 12, ASM1685928v1, whole genome shotgun sequence DNA encoding:
- the LOC120797703 gene encoding N-acyl-aromatic-L-amino acid amidohydrolase (carboxylate-forming) B-like, with amino-acid sequence MKAWERVEEGKRQGEREEKGNGQGRLGKILMEADELVCLPRLSRVAVCGGTHGNELSGVFLVRELLKAEKRVKKEDEEEEPLSVLMVLSNPRATQQCRRYIDTDLNRCFTHATLNGPMSDMAPYEMIRSRELNAMLGPKGSPEAVDLVCDLHNTTSNMGLCLIAYSDCDWICLHIFRHLQRQMSDIPVRYIHFDISSKESYSLDSVGKHGFAMEIGPQPHGVVRSNIYTAMKVGVQHMLDWIRFFNSGTIFEGGFVDVFTMVKHIDYPRDSETRNITAAIHPHLQDRDFCLLHPEDALFQTFSGETLRYKGKEPLYPFFINECAYYEKGIALSLARKRHVMIPAIRVQTEQEQQANELAFALEDEE